A stretch of the Bdellovibrio sp. 22V genome encodes the following:
- a CDS encoding response regulator: MPNKQNPVDILIVDDRIDGLIALEAVLDMPDINLVKAQSGREALELLSHYDFGVILLDVQMPEMDGFETAIRIRQNEKYRLTPIIFVTAINKDDRYIYRGYEAGAVDYIFKPFEPQILRAKVSVFMELFRKSRQLEDQAEKIRESERRERYLRLTELENESLKRYRALADAIPHMVWRARNDGMLDYVNKGWIDYTGLSLEQSSGNGWHSAIDSEDLKSFLKCWMDSMTDGRAFEAELKVRNAKGEYHWFWVKTVAEINQMGQVASWLGTCTDINDRKITEMKLIKAEKEAKAASVSKTSFLANMSHEIRTPMNAILGFTELMLDPYQTAEERIECIHTVQRNASQLLKIIDEILDISKVESGHMQIEKVEVNVPTLLDDLKNLLQLQAADKGLELRFGLDTEIPRTIISDPTRLRQILLNLIGNAIKFTQKGSVVINVAWHAKESAEARDKMEFRIIDTGVGVSAEHAHRLFQPFMQEDSSTTRKFGGTGLGLALSRQLARAMGGDISLLRSEQGKGSEFLIQVDAPALSDTSFVDNLSVAVKRKTKNFPKRGDERLKGMRILLVEDVVDNQALMVHFLNLAGATVEVANDGYEGVAKALAGKFDAVLMDIQMPKLDGYEATKRLRQQGYKTPIIALTAHALNEERDKSIEAGCDDHLSKPVEFNSLIEHLVKFSPKKPKEGERSAE, translated from the coding sequence TACTGATTGTTGATGACAGGATTGACGGCCTCATTGCTCTTGAGGCCGTTCTGGATATGCCTGACATCAATCTCGTTAAAGCCCAATCAGGACGCGAAGCCTTGGAGCTTTTAAGTCACTATGATTTTGGCGTGATTCTGCTCGATGTGCAAATGCCCGAAATGGATGGTTTTGAAACGGCCATTCGTATTCGTCAAAATGAAAAGTACCGACTGACACCGATTATTTTTGTTACGGCGATCAATAAAGATGACCGTTATATCTACCGCGGATACGAGGCGGGCGCTGTCGATTATATTTTCAAACCTTTTGAGCCACAGATTTTGCGCGCCAAAGTCAGTGTCTTTATGGAGCTATTCCGAAAGTCACGGCAGCTTGAAGATCAAGCCGAGAAAATCCGCGAAAGTGAACGAAGAGAGCGGTACTTACGCCTGACGGAACTGGAAAACGAAAGTCTTAAAAGATATCGAGCTCTGGCTGATGCGATTCCGCACATGGTATGGCGGGCACGTAATGATGGCATGCTCGATTATGTGAATAAGGGATGGATTGATTATACTGGTCTTTCTTTAGAGCAGAGTTCCGGTAACGGATGGCATTCAGCGATAGATTCGGAAGACCTTAAAAGTTTTTTGAAATGCTGGATGGATTCGATGACCGACGGCCGTGCTTTTGAGGCGGAACTTAAAGTTCGCAATGCCAAAGGAGAATACCACTGGTTTTGGGTCAAGACCGTTGCAGAAATAAATCAGATGGGACAGGTTGCAAGCTGGCTGGGAACCTGCACTGACATTAATGATCGCAAAATCACCGAAATGAAGCTTATCAAGGCGGAGAAGGAAGCCAAAGCCGCGAGTGTTTCAAAAACAAGTTTCCTTGCGAATATGAGCCATGAGATTCGTACTCCGATGAATGCGATTTTAGGATTCACGGAGTTGATGCTGGATCCTTACCAAACGGCGGAAGAAAGAATCGAGTGCATTCATACAGTGCAAAGAAACGCGAGTCAGCTGCTTAAGATCATTGACGAGATCTTGGATATCTCCAAGGTGGAGTCGGGCCACATGCAAATTGAAAAAGTTGAAGTGAATGTCCCGACACTTCTTGATGATTTAAAAAACTTGCTGCAACTGCAAGCCGCAGACAAGGGATTAGAGTTGCGTTTCGGTCTTGATACGGAGATCCCGCGTACGATCATTTCCGATCCGACGCGCCTACGGCAAATTCTTCTAAACCTCATAGGCAATGCCATAAAATTCACGCAAAAGGGCTCCGTCGTGATCAACGTCGCATGGCACGCTAAGGAAAGCGCGGAGGCACGGGATAAAATGGAGTTTCGAATCATCGACACCGGTGTCGGTGTATCTGCGGAGCACGCGCATCGCCTGTTTCAACCGTTCATGCAAGAAGACAGCTCAACGACAAGAAAATTTGGCGGAACCGGATTGGGCTTGGCGTTGTCGCGCCAGCTCGCGCGAGCCATGGGGGGCGACATCTCCTTACTGCGAAGCGAACAAGGCAAAGGCAGTGAGTTTTTGATTCAGGTGGATGCTCCGGCTCTTTCAGATACGTCCTTTGTCGATAATCTTTCTGTGGCCGTGAAACGCAAGACCAAGAATTTTCCGAAAAGAGGAGATGAGCGTCTTAAAGGCATGCGCATTCTTCTTGTGGAAGACGTCGTCGACAATCAGGCGCTGATGGTGCACTTCCTGAATTTAGCGGGGGCGACGGTGGAAGTCGCCAATGACGGCTACGAAGGTGTTGCGAAAGCACTTGCGGGAAAATTTGATGCTGTTCTTATGGATATTCAAATGCCGAAATTGGACGGTTACGAAGCGACCAAACGTTTACGTCAGCAAGGATATAAAACACCGATCATCGCCTTGACGGCGCACGCGCTGAACGAAGAGCGCGATAAAAGCATTGAGGCAGGATGTGACGATCATCTTTCAAAGCCCGTCGAATTTAATAGCTTGATTGAGCACTTGGTTAAATTCAGTCCGAAGAAACCTAAGGAGGGAGAGCGCAGTGCTGAATGA
- a CDS encoding DUF5985 family protein, with translation MVYFVYMLCSLMSLGVAIVLLRAYRSNRTRLLLWSSLCFVGIAVNNILLSIDFSLGPNYDLTTVRAFSSLIAMFVLLYGLIWDTV, from the coding sequence ATGGTTTATTTTGTCTATATGCTTTGTTCGCTGATGAGTCTTGGGGTCGCCATCGTTCTGTTGCGCGCCTATAGATCGAATCGAACCCGACTTCTTCTGTGGAGCAGTCTGTGCTTCGTCGGCATCGCCGTAAACAATATTCTTCTGTCCATCGATTTCAGCCTGGGACCTAACTATGACCTGACGACCGTGCGGGCGTTCTCGTCTTTGATTGCTATGTTTGTTCTTCTTTACGGTTTGATTTGGGATACGGTGTAA
- a CDS encoding ABC transporter ATP-binding protein translates to MSSPLLTVENLEVRYGSIQALKGISFNVHQGEIVSLIGANGAGKTTTLRAISGLVPCASGQISFGEHNLLTVPVHKRVGLGLAQSPEGRGVFPQMSVLENLELGAYSRKDKAGIKADLEMCFTLFPRMKERVSQMAGTLSGGEQQMLAICRALMCHPKMLLLDEPSLGLAPLIVAQIFEIVKKLNQEGMTILLVEQNARMALKISHRAYVLETGRIVMQDSAQNLLNNDEVRKSYLGV, encoded by the coding sequence ATGAGTTCTCCTCTTTTAACCGTTGAAAATCTGGAAGTTCGCTACGGTTCCATTCAAGCTTTGAAAGGCATCAGCTTTAACGTACATCAGGGCGAAATCGTTTCTTTGATCGGCGCTAACGGTGCGGGAAAAACAACCACTCTGCGCGCGATATCGGGCCTTGTTCCGTGTGCCTCGGGACAAATCTCTTTTGGCGAGCACAATCTGCTAACGGTCCCTGTGCATAAACGTGTTGGACTGGGACTGGCGCAGTCCCCGGAAGGTCGCGGCGTTTTTCCTCAGATGAGCGTTTTAGAAAATTTGGAATTAGGTGCCTATTCGCGCAAGGATAAAGCGGGCATTAAGGCGGATCTGGAAATGTGCTTCACATTGTTTCCGCGCATGAAAGAACGTGTTTCGCAAATGGCGGGAACTCTTTCAGGCGGAGAACAGCAAATGCTCGCGATCTGTCGCGCTTTGATGTGTCATCCGAAAATGCTTTTGTTAGACGAGCCTTCGTTAGGCCTGGCTCCGTTGATCGTCGCGCAGATTTTTGAAATTGTAAAAAAACTGAATCAAGAGGGTATGACTATTCTTTTGGTGGAGCAAAATGCCCGAATGGCGCTGAAGATTTCACACCGAGCCTACGTTTTAGAAACCGGCCGTATCGTGATGCAAGATTCGGCCCAGAATCTTTTGAATAACGACGAAGTTCGCAAATCCTATCTGGGCGTTTAA
- a CDS encoding ABC transporter ATP-binding protein, with protein MSDVLLEAHKITMQFGGLKAVDSLQFQIKKGQLAGLIGPNGAGKTTVFNMLTGVYQPTSGEVLLEGKSLKGLKPYEISHRGVTRTFQNIRLFKGLTVLDNVLVGSHQHVRYGLFDTLLQNSRFKKTEIELQDKAMSLLKIFHLDEKAHKPAGALPYGEQRKLEIIRALATDPKIILLDEPAAGMNHSETHHLMETIAKIRQQFNLTVLLIEHDMKLVMGICENIIVLDHGVKIEEGAPAKVQSSQKVIEAYLGVEEAE; from the coding sequence ATGTCCGACGTTCTGCTTGAGGCACACAAGATCACCATGCAGTTCGGCGGCCTTAAAGCCGTCGATTCTTTGCAATTCCAGATCAAAAAAGGTCAGCTTGCCGGTTTGATCGGACCGAATGGTGCCGGCAAGACCACGGTTTTTAATATGCTCACGGGCGTCTATCAACCCACTTCAGGCGAAGTGCTGTTGGAAGGAAAGTCTTTGAAAGGTTTAAAACCTTACGAGATTTCTCACCGTGGTGTGACTCGCACATTTCAAAACATTCGTCTTTTTAAGGGTCTCACCGTTTTAGACAACGTTCTTGTCGGCAGCCACCAGCACGTTCGTTACGGATTGTTCGATACGCTTTTGCAAAACTCCCGCTTCAAAAAAACCGAAATCGAGTTGCAGGATAAAGCAATGTCCTTGCTTAAGATTTTCCACTTGGACGAGAAAGCACACAAACCCGCAGGCGCCTTACCCTATGGTGAACAACGCAAACTTGAAATTATTCGCGCCCTCGCAACAGACCCTAAGATTATCCTGCTTGATGAACCCGCTGCCGGAATGAACCATTCGGAGACCCATCATTTGATGGAAACCATCGCGAAAATCCGTCAGCAGTTCAACCTCACGGTCTTGTTAATCGAACACGATATGAAACTGGTCATGGGTATCTGTGAAAACATCATCGTGCTTGATCACGGCGTAAAGATCGAAGAAGGCGCGCCGGCAAAAGTCCAAAGCTCACAGAAAGTTATCGAAGCTTATCTTGGCGTGGAGGAAGCAGAATGA
- a CDS encoding branched-chain amino acid ABC transporter permease — translation MKFLKMPLLALAGLSVLGLIFDFGFNAYIQLTLLFVLVNCLMSMSLNLVNGYTGQFSLGHAGFMAIGAYFSAYANTHWDILPPSLQYIEFFVWAAGAGLTAAAAGFLVGLPSLRLKGDYLAIVTLGFGEIIRVALLNMDFLGGPRGYSGIPGFGSFLFSFIFASLWGVICFFTIWRVMHSTYGRGFLSVREDEIAAEAMGINTTKMKVRAFVLSSFFAGVAGALFAHFTNFINPSSFTFLQSVNAVIMVVLGGMGSMTGSIVAAFLITALPEVLRPLQDLTGVDLRMVIYSLALILVMILRPKGLFGDLELTDVWRKYVRRSA, via the coding sequence ATGAAGTTTCTCAAAATGCCTCTTCTTGCATTAGCAGGTCTTTCCGTTTTAGGTCTTATCTTTGATTTCGGCTTTAACGCTTATATTCAACTGACTTTGCTCTTCGTTCTGGTGAACTGCCTGATGTCGATGAGCTTAAATTTGGTCAATGGCTACACGGGGCAGTTTTCCTTGGGCCACGCGGGCTTCATGGCTATTGGAGCTTACTTCTCCGCTTACGCCAACACCCATTGGGATATTCTTCCGCCGTCTTTGCAATACATTGAATTTTTCGTTTGGGCAGCGGGAGCCGGTCTTACTGCCGCAGCAGCAGGATTCCTTGTCGGTCTGCCTTCCCTTCGTTTAAAGGGTGACTATCTTGCGATTGTGACGTTGGGTTTTGGTGAAATTATTCGTGTTGCCCTTTTGAACATGGATTTCCTTGGTGGACCGCGCGGCTACTCTGGTATTCCAGGATTTGGTTCCTTCCTATTCTCGTTCATCTTCGCTTCTTTGTGGGGCGTGATCTGCTTCTTCACGATCTGGCGCGTGATGCACTCGACATACGGTCGCGGCTTTTTGTCGGTGCGTGAAGATGAAATCGCTGCAGAGGCCATGGGTATTAACACAACAAAAATGAAAGTACGCGCCTTTGTTCTTTCCAGTTTCTTTGCAGGCGTTGCTGGCGCTTTGTTCGCACACTTCACGAACTTCATCAATCCGTCTTCTTTCACGTTCTTGCAAAGTGTGAATGCCGTCATCATGGTGGTCTTAGGCGGCATGGGTTCTATGACGGGCTCTATCGTCGCCGCATTTCTGATTACTGCGTTGCCGGAAGTTTTACGCCCCCTGCAGGATTTGACAGGCGTCGACTTGCGCATGGTGATTTATTCATTGGCTTTGATTCTTGTGATGATCTTGCGTCCTAAAGGCCTTTTCGGAGATCTTGAACTCACTGATGTTTGGAGAAAATATGTCCGACGTTCTGCTTGA
- a CDS encoding DUF5985 family protein translates to MDKVDLNNFVYGAVMMASVIAGLFFLKFWRKTRDRFFAIFAAAFFLLAIERWFFLFIQIQNEVHTYIFVIRLFAFLLILGAVVDKNRA, encoded by the coding sequence ATGGATAAAGTCGATCTAAACAATTTCGTTTACGGTGCGGTGATGATGGCTTCGGTGATCGCCGGTCTGTTCTTTTTGAAGTTCTGGCGAAAAACCCGAGATCGTTTTTTTGCGATTTTCGCAGCAGCTTTCTTTTTACTCGCGATTGAAAGATGGTTCTTTTTATTTATTCAAATTCAAAACGAAGTGCACACGTATATTTTCGTGATTCGTTTGTTTGCCTTCTTATTGATCTTGGGAGCCGTCGTCGATAAAAACCGGGCGTAG